In bacterium, the genomic window TCTCTATGGTCATTAATTCCCCCGTGTTTTTATTCGCTTATATTACTTATATCGGAACACGAGGAACAAAACTTAAATCTTATCTATAATCTTTCTCCATCATCCTTCTTTTTGCTGAATAGTTACCTTTTACCTATCATTACAAAAGCAATTTTAGCCACCCTATCAATAGCAGTGTAAATATAGTTTCTTCCCTTGTTAATCTTTGGAGCATAAAGTAAATCCATCTGAAGGTATCCCATAGTATATTTGCGAAACTTCTTAATCTTTCTTTCAGCATTAATAAACTCTTCAGGCACGATATTCAAATTATGCCTTTTTAAACAACGGTAAATCTTCATTGGATAAAGATTGGGTATTTTATCTTCTAAAGTAAAAAAGATGTCTTCAATTGTCTTCTTAAATTGCTTTCTTTCAAAACAAATTAAATCTTCTTGTTCTTTTGTTAAATCGGTACGAAGTCTATGTGGACGAGAGGATTTATCTTCAAGGCTTTCAGCCTTTTTCCATCTTTGAGCCATAGTTTGAGTAATGCCATACTTTTTAGCCAAAGCATAAGCAGAAAGAGGGCTTTCTTTAATAATTTGTCTTATTGCTAAAGTTGTAGCAGCTTTTTTGTGTAACTTTATTTCCATACGCTAAGATTATACACCTTAACGTATCGTTAGTCAACATATATGTACCATCGGATAAAGTAATTCTCGGATGCCCCTTTGCAACAAAAAAGACTTGCAAGCCATGTCAAAAGTATGGGGGACAAGTTTTTTTTCACCATACTCCCTCATGATAGCAATTTATATTCATCTTTGCGGATGAATTTCATTAATCAATTCTCCCTACGTCGTTTGAAAGCAGTTTTCTAAGAATACGTTCGGATGTTTATAATATCTTGTAAAGTTGACAATAAATTCTCACTTAACAAGTACTCCATCATGTATTTTTTCTACTCGTGAGGCATGTTTCATTATCATTGGATCATGAGTGGAAAAGAGGAAAGTAACTCCTTTTTCAGTGTTAAATCGTCTCATTAACTCAATAATAGCATGTCCTGTGAATGAATCCAAATTTGCTGTTGGTTCATCTGCTATTATAATTATTGGGTCAATTACAAGGGCTCTTGCTATACTCACCCTCTGTTGTTGCCCACCACTTAATTCATTTGGACGGCTATTCTTAACTTCAGTTAATCCAATCTCATCAAATAAATGAAGAATCTTCCTTTGCCTTTCCTTTTTATTAGTTTTTTGCAATAATAAAGGAAACTCTACATTCTCATATGCAGTAAAGACAGGAATTAAATTGAAAGTTTGAAATATAAAACCAATTTTTTCTTTTCTAAGTCGTGATAGGTGAGTCATACTTAGCTTGGAAATATTCTTTTCACAAATGAATATATTACCTGCTGTTGGTATATCTAGACAACCGACTAAGTTTAGAAGTGTCGTTTTCCCAGAACCAGAAGGACCGGCTATCACCACAAATTCTCCCTTTTTAACTTTCAAATTTACACCTCGTAATACCTTATAAATTACATTTCCTTGATAGTAATTCTTTATTAAATCCTCAGTCTTTATAATCTCCATATTTCCTTCTTTTAAAAAATCTCCATTAAAAATATACTATTAACTTTCCAGTCAATTTATATTTGCTTGTATCCATCCTATATTCACTTCCTCTTTTTCCACCTTTAATATCTGCTTTTAAAGATAAAGTTGTATTATCATATATGAAGAAATTAAGTTGTGGTACTATTATAAAACTTCCATCATCTAAGTTCCAAATAAAATCAGTTAGATTTAATATTTCATCAGTAAAATTATAATTTATTCCTATGTACATGTAATTCTTCATTATTTCTCCTAATATGAAAGGGTTACCAAAATTATAATACTTAAGGTATTCATCCATATTAATATAACCTTTACTATTATGGTAGTATTCTAACTTTATCACCCCATAGTTTTCAGGAAATATTCTATAATCTGCACCTAAAATAACATTGGAGAAGTTTCCTTGTGTAAAGGAAACTTCTCCATGAATATTGGATAAATCTAAGATATTTCCACTAAAGGCACAACCTAATATACCCTTTTTCCCTCCTTTTGTATATCCGCTCAAGGAAACATCATAGTTAGATAAACATATTTTTATTCTGGCTGCTACTTCTGACTCTTCTATATTTTTCTTTGGAACCAATATTCCACTTATTGCTGTTCTCTTAAATAAAACTTCCGCCTTTATAGCATTTATTCCTTTACTTTCGAAACTTGGATCTCTTGAATCTAAAGGATTCTCTGAGGAACTTATATAATTTGTTGGATTCCAGAGGAAACCATTTCCCCACGTAATATTTTGTTTGCCACAAAGTAAATAAAAAGACTTTTTCTTTAAAGAGATATACCCTCTATATAGATTCAATGTAGTCTTTGACTCTATTGTATCATAGTAGAGTGAAACCTTTATAGAAGTTTTAGGAGTATTATCTCTTTTTGTATTTAAGTTAAGGGTGAGTTTAATTGTATTGTTAAGTTCTGGAGGCAGAAAATATTGAGTTATAGTTGATAAGGAATTAGATTGAGTATAAGTAAGATTATTTTCAATATCCCCACTAAATTCAAAAGATTCTGCATATACCAGATTAATTAAATTACCCAGAGTTAAAAATGTCAAGATTAACACTATAATATTCCATTCTATCCTTGATATGTTAATTCTCTTCGATATGTTAATTCTCTTCACTTTTCAATCCTCTATCAAGATACTCTTGAGTAAAGAAATAATCAGGAATCTTTGTTTCATAATCAGCCGTTGTTAAAGACATAATACTTTTGTACCCAACATTTATCATACTCTCCATAGTTAGTTTAATGGGTCTTGTTCTCCCACCAATATTTTTCACCTCAGAATATGTAAGGATTTTTAATAGTTTCCCCGAAATTGTATAAAACTCCATTTTTATTGGAATAAATCCATCTTTTTTTATCCAGTATTTTATTTCATTATATGCTGCATTATTTGATTTTGCTTTTAATTCAAGGGAATAAACTGGAATTCCATCTAATTCTTCCATGCTAAGTAGTATAGCATCATAATCTTCTGCTAATCTGACTTTTAATATATCAGCAGTAGAAAAGTCTGTTCCCATTATTGTTTGGCTACTACTTATTCTTACTGATCTTTCCACAGATGGGAAATACATCCACATGTTATTATCATCTAATAAGTATCCTGTGCCT contains:
- a CDS encoding ABC transporter ATP-binding protein produces the protein MEIIKTEDLIKNYYQGNVIYKVLRGVNLKVKKGEFVVIAGPSGSGKTTLLNLVGCLDIPTAGNIFICEKNISKLSMTHLSRLRKEKIGFIFQTFNLIPVFTAYENVEFPLLLQKTNKKERQRKILHLFDEIGLTEVKNSRPNELSGGQQQRVSIARALVIDPIIIIADEPTANLDSFTGHAIIELMRRFNTEKGVTFLFSTHDPMIMKHASRVEKIHDGVLVK
- a CDS encoding outer membrane lipoprotein-sorting protein; the encoded protein is MKKLIIFLFLLILIDGKVTNSELTGKEIVKKADQVLHPDYAIYAADMITIKQNGEKKLFQLKIYVSGKDHALVWYLSPPRERGTGYLLDDNNMWMYFPSVERSVRISSSQTIMGTDFSTADILKVRLAEDYDAILLSMEELDGIPVYSLELKAKSNNAAYNEIKYWIKKDGFIPIKMEFYTISGKLLKILTYSEVKNIGGRTRPIKLTMESMINVGYKSIMSLTTADYETKIPDYFFTQEYLDRGLKSEEN